One region of Triticum aestivum cultivar Chinese Spring chromosome 6B, IWGSC CS RefSeq v2.1, whole genome shotgun sequence genomic DNA includes:
- the LOC123137796 gene encoding tobamovirus multiplication protein 3: protein MAAAALAPAPAPVPLPAAFAGWWEHVNGSPAWQDGIFWALAALYSLIAASSFIQVARIQHRVPEYGWTTQKVFQFLNFLVNGARCSIFAFRRQVQLVNPQIFQHVILDLPGLAFFTTYAMLALFWAEISYQARGLDTDGLRSGFYTINGVVYAVQVLVWVLLWLNPNPSMLLLSKLFIAGLSFSAALGFLLYGGRLFLMLKRFPIESKGRQQKLSEVGRVAAICSCCFLARCVMMCFAAFDKEADLDVLDHPILNFIYYLLVEIVPSALVLYILRRIPSKLKLAHYHPLSSG, encoded by the exons atggcggcggcggcactgGCACCGGCTCCGGCGCCGGTGCCCTTGCCGGCGGCCTTCGCGGGGTGGTGGGAGCACGTGAACGGCTCGCCGGCGTGGCAGGACGGGATCTTCTGGGCCCTCGCCGCACTCTACAGCCTCATCGCCGCCTCATCCTTC ATCCAAGTTGCTAGAATACAGCACAGAGTTCCTGAATATGGATGGACAACACAAAAGGTCTTCCAGTTCCTTAATTTCTTGGTTAATGGAG CAAGGTGTTCCATCTTTGCTTTCCGTCGTCAAGTGCAACTAGTGAACCCTCAG ATCTTTCAGCATGTTATTCTTGATCTGCCGGGGCTTGCATTCTTCACCACCTACGCAATGTTGGCACTTTTCTGGGCTGAAATATCTTATCAAGCACGTGGTCTAGACACTGATGGCCTTAGATCAGGTTTCTATACTATTAACGGTGTCGTTTATGCAGTTCAG GTTCTGGTTTGGGTATTGCTGTGGTTGAATCCAAACCCATCTATGCTTCTCCTTTCAAAGTTATTCATTGCGGGACTGTCCTTTTCCGCTGCCCTGGGTTTTCTGCTTTATGGAGGGAG GCTATTCCTCATGTTGAAACGTTTTCCTATTGAGTCCAAAGGAAGGCAACAAAAGCTGAGCGAGGTTGGCAGAGTGGCCGCTATTTGTTCCTGTTGCTTCTTGGCAAGATGCGTGATG ATGTGTTTCGCTGCCTTCGATAAAGAAGCTGATCTGGATGTTCTTGACCATCCAATTCTGAATTTCATATATTACTTG CTTGTCGAAATCGTTCCTTCAGCTCTTGTTCTGTACATTCTGCGGAGGATCCCTTCGAAGCTAAAGCTCGCACATTACCATCCCCTCAGCAGCGGCTAG
- the LOC123137798 gene encoding protein SLOW GREEN 1, chloroplastic, protein MAFLAGAASIRSPFALVSSSRRRYDLPTAVKATTNSNSVPPHPIISSLRLAASAAVLLAATSPAIACTPSPPPPPALTVTVSPEDAIQDDSHPFEKLIVETAALSRFGGAEAARARLSAAGGGDQYARLLAAQTLFVDGKADEAIAAFEELAREDPGDYRPLFCQYVLYSVLGRAAESESMLERCQAIAGDKFSANLTMPIAATKEVEAGAEAEAESVTEKTETEAEGEKL, encoded by the coding sequence atggCCTTCCTCGCCGGCGCAGCCTCCATCCGCAGCCCCTTCGCCCTCGTCTCCTCCTCCCGGCGCCGGTATGATCTACCCACGGCTGTGAAAGCCACCACCAATTCGAATTCGGTTCCCCCCCACCCCATCATCTCCTccctccgcctcgccgcctccgccgcggtcCTCCTCGCGGCTACCTCCCCGGCCATCGCGTGCACACCGtccccgcctccgcctcccgcgctcaCCGTCACGGTCTCACCCGAGGACGCCATCCAGGACGACTCCCACCCCTTCGAGAAGCTCATCGTCGAGACCGCCGCCCTCTCCCGTTTCGGCGGCGCGGAGGCCGCGCGGGCCCGCCTCTCTGCCGCCGGAGGCGGCGACCAATATGCCCGGCTCCTCGCGGCGCAGACGCTCTTCGTGGACGGCAAGGCCGACGAGGCGATCGCCGCCTTCGAGGAGCTCGCGCGGGAGGACCCCGGCGACTACCGCCCCCTGTTCTGCCAGTACGTTCTGTACTCTGTTCTGGGCAGGGCGGCGGAGTCGGAGTCGATGCTCGAGCGCTGCCAGGCGATCGCCGGCGACAAATTCAGCGCCAATTTGACAATGCCGATCGCGGCgaccaaggaggtggaagccggaGCAGAGGCAGAGGCAGAGTCCGTGACAGAGAAGACGGAAACAGAGGCGGAAGGGGAGAAACTGTGA
- the LOC123137797 gene encoding probable methyltransferase At1g29790 gives MRSMDYHMSRKPRDRQHNSCRSRVLVLLIVVVTNIATFLLFSDASYEVGNGSGKHDRSVPFWNSGNITDYALAASHDELVHLHNHLATANSLVETLLGLKATASDMPAARDEQEHVGGDGFWQWELTGELQLAVGPHKLPLGFTKNLGSDQLYPTVGQACHRFPDELERYMDYKPGGECPSDEQFAQRLMLKGCEPLPRRRCRPRRPAGYVEPTPLRASLWATPPDTSIVWDAYTCKNYSCLVNRRKTKGSYDCKDCFDLLSGREKGRWMRDDGALSYSIDAVLATKPNGTVRIGLDIGGGSGTFAARMQERGVTVVTTSMNFDGPFNSFIASRGLVPMHLSIAHRLPFFDGTLDIVHSMHVLSHWIPDAMLEFTLFDIYRVLRPGGLFWLDHFFCLGTQMNTTYVPMFNQIGFNKVRWNARQKLDQGIKRNEWYLSALLEKPMT, from the coding sequence ATGCGCAGCATGGACTACCACATGTCCAGGAAACCTAGAGATCGGCAGCACAACAGCTGCAGGTCCAGGGTACTGGTTCTACTTATCGTCGTCGTCACGAACATAGCCACTTTCCTCCTCTTCTCCGACGCCAGCTACGAAGTCGGCAATGGCTCTGGCAAGCACGACCGCAGCGTCCCCTTCTGGAACTCCGGTAACATCACGGACTACGCTCTGGCCGCGAGCCACGACGAGCTCGTGCACCTGCACAACCACCTCGCCACGGCAAACTCCCTTGTCGAGACGCTCCTGGGCCTAAAGGCCACTGCCAGCGACATGCCAGCCGCCAGGGATGAGCAGGAGCATGTGGGGGGCGACGGATTTTGGCAATGGGAGCTCACCGGCGAGCTCCAGCTGGCCGTCGGCCCCCACAAACTGCCATTAGGCTTCACGAAGAACCTCGGGTCCGATCAGCTGTACCCGACGGTGGGGCAAGCGTGCCACCGTTTCCCGGACGAGCTGGAGCGCTATATGGACTACAAGCCCGGTGGCGAGTGTCCGTCCGATGAACAGTTTGCGCAGCGGCTCATGCTCAAGGGCTGCGAGCCATTGCCACGACGGAGATGCCGGCCACGCCGCCCGGCAGGGTATGTCGAGCCCACACCACTGCGGGCGAGCCTGTGGGCCACGCCGCCAGACACCAGCATCGTGTGGGACGCGTACACGTGTAAGAACTACTCCTGCCTTGTTAACCGTCGCAAGACCAAGGGTTCCTACGACTGCAAAGACTGCTTCGACCTGCTCAGCGGCCGGGAGAAGGGCCGGTGGATGCGCGACGACGGTGCACTCTCATACTCCATCGATGCCGTGCTTGCGACGAAGCCAAACGGCACAGTGCGCATCGGGCTCGACATTGGCGGCGGGTCAGGCACGTTCGCTGCACGGATGCAGGAGCGTGGGGTGACCGTGGTGACCACGTCCATGAACTTTGATGGCCCATTCAATAGCTTCATAGCTTCGCGGGGTCTTGTCCCCATGCACCTGagcatcgcgcaccggctaccgtTCTTTGACGGCACACTCGATATTGTGCATTCGATGCATGTGCTTAGCCACTGGATCCCCGATGCCATGCTCGAGTTCACCTTGTTCGACATTTACAGAGTGCTGAGGCCTGGAGGATTGTTCTGGCTCGACCACTTCTTCTGCCTCGGCACGCAAATGAACACAACATATGTGCCCATGTTCAATCAAATCGGTTTCAACAAGGTGCGGTGGAATGCCAGACAGAAGCTGGACCAAGGGATCAAGAGGAACGAGTGGTACCTCTCAGCGCTGCTCGAGAAGCCCATGACCTAG
- the LOC123139341 gene encoding probable methyltransferase At1g29790, with protein sequence MDYDMSRKPRDQQRKSCRSRALVLLIVVATNTATFLLFSDASSAIGIRSGEHGRCITFWNSTKLSLRDINITEYALAASRDELLHLHDRLVTASSLVVTLLGINDTSSNMAAARDEQKHAAADGLWQPELTGELQLAVGPHKLPLGFTKNLGSDQLFPAVGQGCRLFPDELERYMNYKPGGECPSDEQFSQRLMLKGCEPLPRRRCRTRSPAGYAEPTPLPASLWSMPPDTSIMWDAYTCKNYSCLANRSKSKGFYDCKDCFDLRNGREKGRWMRDDGALSYSIDAVLATKPNGTVRIGLDIGGGSGTFAARMQERGVTVVTTSMNFDGPFNSFIASRGLVPMHLSIAHRLPFFDGTLDIVHSMHVLSHWIPDAMLEFALFDIYRVLRPGGLFWLDHFFCLGTQMNTTYVPMFNQIGFNKVRWNARRKLDRGIKMNEWYLSALLEKPTT encoded by the coding sequence ATGGACTACGACATGTCCAGGAAACCTAGAGATCAGCAGCGCAAGAGCTGCAGGTCCAGGGCCCTGGTTCTACTTATCGTCGTCGCCACCAACACAGCCACCTTCCTCCTCTTCTCCGACGCCAGCTCCGCAATCGGCATTCGCTCCGGTGAGCACGGCCGGTGCATCACCTTCTGGAACTCGACTAAGCTGTCGCTCCGTGACATCAACATCACGGAGTATGCGCTGGCCGCTAGCCGCGACGAGCTCCTGCACCTGCACGACCGCCTCGTCACGGCAAGCTCCCTTGTCGTGACGCTCCTGGGCATAAACGACACTTCCAGCAACATGGCAGCCGCCAGGGACGAGCAGAAGCATGCGGCAGCCGACGGACTGTGGCagccggagctcaccggagagcTCCAGCTGGCCGTCGGCCCCCACAAACTGCCATTAGGCTTCACGAAGAACCTGGGGTCCGATCAGCTGTTCCCGGCAGTGGGGCAAGGGTGCCGCCTTTTCCCGGACGAGCTGGAGCGCTATATGAACTACAAGCCCGGCGGCGAGTGTCCGTCTGACGAGCAGTTCTCACAGCGGCTCATGCTCAAGGGCTGTGAGCCACTGCCACGGCGTCGGTGCCGGACACGCAGCCCGGCAGGGTACGCCGAGCCCACTCCACTGCCGGCGAGCCTGTGGTCCATGCCGCCAGACACCAGCATCATGTGGGACGCGTACACGTGCAAGAACTACTCCTGCCTTGCTAATCGCAGCAAGAGCAAGGGATTCTACGACTGCAAAGACTGCTTCGACCTGCGCAACGGCCGGGAGAAGGGCCGGTGGATGCGCGACGACGGTGCACTCTCATACTCCATCGATGCCGTGCTTGCGACGAAGCCAAACGGCACAGTGCGCATCGGGCTCGACATTGGCGGCGGGTCAGGCACGTTCGCTGCACGGATGCAGGAGCGTGGGGTGACCGTGGTGACCACGTCCATGAACTTTGATGGCCCATTCAATAGCTTCATAGCTTCGCGGGGTCTTGTCCCCATGCACCTCagcatcgcgcaccggctaccgtTCTTCGACGGCACACTCGACATCGTGCACTCGATGCATGTGCTCAGCCACTGGATCCCTGATGCCATGCTCGAGTTCGCGTTGTTCGACATCTACAGAGTGCTGAGGCCTGGAGGATTGTTCTGGCTCGACCACTTCTTCTGCCTCGGCACGCAAATGAACACGACATATGTGCCCATGTTCAATCAAATTGGTTTCAACAAGGTGCGGTGGAATGCGAGACGGAAGCTGGACCGAGGGATCAAGATGAACGAGTGGTACCTCTCAGCGCTGCTCGAAAAGCCCACTACCTAG
- the LOC123139342 gene encoding probable helicase MAGATAMA 3 has protein sequence MNVDQDLTKIFLEKRVRRLQKCLMPSSGWTSCLSSMVRILEEPLVQYATYVEQTERLIAERAKKEKEELAKKKAKNKGVEVKQDVARKKADKKSIKIQSFKEYFVSNYKRIEDDLRTCINTFCDDLPRSATSRQNFRCMTEVLHLLTEFGKQAQSEPEKQLQTLFRDTSDGKNSCLFQSLVSYAQDSVRSELKQARALCIEKLNYLSNNFDLPDIFDKRSIEEFLLQKSKSVLYTASSSARLHYLQKAEPFDILVVDEAAQLKECESMIPLQIPGIQIAVLIGDEYQLPALVKSQVCGEADFGRSLFERLSSLGHPKHLLNVQYRMHPGISRFPVLSFYGGQIDDGENVLRRDYERNHLTGPMYGSYSFINIEGGKESSGKHDKSLINNIEVAAVTRIVQRLFRESVEMRRKLSVGVVSPYKGQVRAIQEKLGKTYEMHGGFSVKVRSVDGFQGAEEDIIIFSTVRSNSTGSVGFLNNVNRTNVALTRAKHCLWIVGNATTLVSSKTVWQKIVADAKERGCFLNANDDTDLSGAIVKAVIELDEVESALSMEMGNLRIGGSRSGVRNNQTPCRNPGAD, from the exons ATGAACGTCGATCAGGACCTCACCAAGATCTTCCTGGAGAAGCGCGTTCGCCGTCTCCAGAAGTGCTTGATGCCAAGTTCAGGGTGGACTAGTTGTCTGAGCTCCATGGTACGGATTCTCGAGGAACCTTTGGTTCAGTATGCTACGTACGTTGAGCAGACTGAAAGGCTGATAGCGGAACGTGCTAAGAAGGAAAAGGAGGAACTTGCGAAGAAGAAGGCAAAGAACAAAGGGGTGGAGGTTAAGCAGGATGTTGCTAGAAAGAAAGCAGATAAGAAGAGCATAAAGATACAGTCGTTCAAAGAATATTTCGTAAGTAACTACAAACGAATCGAGGATGATCTGCGCACCTGCATCAATACTTTCTGCGACGATCTCCCAAGATCAGCTACATCTAGGCAGAATTTCCGTTGCATGACGGAGGTTCTGCACCTGCTTACAGAGTTTGGGAAGCAAGCGCAGTCCGAACCAGAGAAGCAGCTGCAGACGCTGTTCAGAGACACGTCGGACGGGAAGAACAGCTGCCTGTTTCAGAGTCTGGTGTCATACGCCCAGGACAGCGTGCGCTCAGAGCTTAAGCAGGCGAGAGCCCTGTGCATCGAGAAGCTGAATTACCTGTCCAACAACTTCGACCTGCCAGACATTTTCGACAAGCGGTCCATCGAGGAGTTCTTGCTGCAGAAGAGCAAGAGCGTGCTCtacaccgcctccagctccgcccgcCTGCACTACCTGCAGAAGGCCGAGCCGTTCGACATCCTCGTCGTCGACGAGGCGGCGCAGCTCAAGGAGTGCGAGTCGATGATACCTCTGCAGATTCCTGGGATCCAGATCGCCGTTCTCATCGGTGATGAATACCAGCTGCCCGCTCTCGTGAAGAGCCAG GTGTGTGGTGAAGCAGACTTCGGGAGGAGCCTGTTCGAGAGGCTGAGTTCGCTGGGGCACCCCAAGCACCTTCTTAACGTGCAGTACAGGATGCACCCGGGGATAAGCAGGTTCCCGGTCTTGAGCTTTTACGGCGGCCAGATCGACGACGGTGAGAACGTCCTGCGCAGGGACTACGAGCGCAACCACCTGACCGGGCCGATGTACGGGTCCTACTCCTTCATCAACATCGAAGGTGGAAAGGAGAGCTCCGGCAAGCACGACAAGAGCCTCATCAACAACATCGAGGTCGCCGCCGTGACCCGGATCGTGCAGAGGCTCTTCAGAG AGTCGGTGGAGATGAGGAGGAAGCTGAGCGTGGGCGTGGTGTCGCCGTACAAGGGCCAGGTCCGCGCCATCCAGGAGAAGCTGGGCAAGACGTACGAGATGCACGGCGGGTTCTCGGTGAAGGTCCGGTCGGTGGACGGGTTCCAGGGCGCCGAGGAGGACATCATCATCTTCTCCACCGTGCGGAGCAACAGCACCGGCTCCGTCGGCTTCCTCAACAACGTGAACCGCACCAACGTGGCGCTCACACGGGCCAA GCACTGTCTCTGGATCGTGGGCAACGCGACCACGCTGGTGAGCAGCAAGACGGTGTGGCAGAAGATAGTGGCGGACGCCAAGGAGAGGGGCTGCTTCTTAAACGCCAACGACGACACGGACCTCTCGGGCGCCATCGTCAAGGCCGTCATCGAGCTCGACGAAGTGGAGAGCGCGCTGAGCATGGAGATGGGTAACCTGCGCATCGGCGGGTCACGGTCTGGGGTACGCAACAACCAAACCCCGTGCAGAAATCCTGGTGCCGATTAG